The sequence ACGGCTTTCCAGTTCGGATGCGGTTGATTTATACCGTTCAATGTTTTCGATCATTCGGTAGAGCAAGTGAATAAGGTAGCCGTCTTCTATCTGGTCACCAAACGCCCTTCCTACTTCTTGTCGTAAGTCAATCTCCTCAGCCATCGCGTCACCTCTAGGCAATAGTTTTTCAGGAACACAACGGGGGTATGTACCCCTGCGGGCGTCATTTTACACCCCTAAACCCCTCTTTTGCTACGGCTGGCTAGAAATGAATTCTCTGCCGAGAATTGCCGAGCGAACCCGCTTAGGATAGACGGACGCCCATCGGCTACAATACGGGGTATGAAACCGATCTATCTGCTTGTTCTATACTTGCTGCTTGTCGGATGCAGCCAGCAGCGTCCGCCAGAAGTACGTGAATTCCCAGACGGCTTTCATGGATGGGCATTGATCGTGTGGGAGGTGCCTGGCTATCCAGAGCTTCCAAGCGACACTGGTAAGATTGTCGAGCGATTTCCCGCTGACGGTCTTATCATCACTTCGTCAAAGCAGAATTTCGGCTGGGCTCGCGATGAAGAGTATTATCTAGACGAGGAGGGGCATCGGTTATCATCGCTTCCACATATTGCACTCGAACATTTGGGTAGACGAGAAAACAATGCAGGGTGCTGCATGTACTTTTCGGAGTTGTTTGTCGGCACTGATGCGGAAGCTGAACACGCGAAGGGCAAGCGGTCCGACGACGACGTTTTATATAGACGCATCTGCCCGGATACAAAGTTGCGGTAGTCGAATTAGCGGGCAGACGGACCAATTAGCGGGCAAAAGGGAATTATTGGGCAAAGCCCCTATGACAGTGAACACCTGAACACAAAGCAAATCCGGTAGTCTACCGGTTTCGCATTCCGCACTACAGCTATTCTTCGAGAAAAACAGCAATCGTGTGCAATGGCTTGCAATCCCGCGTCAGCACGCTAGAATCGCAGTATTGTTCGGGAAAAACAGGCTTTTCAGCCGGCTCCCAAGGCAAGCTGTTAACCGCTGGGTCGTAGGTTCGAGTCCTACTCGGGGAGCTAGGACACTTGTAAACTGCCGCATCCCGTCGCATTCTTCGGAAGAAACGGGGTGCGGCATTTTTTTTTGCGAATCGATGCGAATCGAATCGGCTGCATACTGCACCGGATTGTGCAGCGCGCTGCACGCGGCGTCAAAGTGAGCATCGGTAACTTGTAAGTAGTGCTTCGCCGCCACGGCCTGCGTATTGCCCATCCAATAGCAAACCACATGGATAGGGTACATATCGCCCAGTTCGGTCTCCCTCGTGCTACGCAGATTCTGGAACAGCTTGGGCCACGGCGTCAGACCGGCCTTACGGATGATCCGCTCGAATTGCGTCCGCAGGTTCGCATTGGGGTCTCGGTACCTTGTAAGGACGTATTCAGTTCCCGCCTCAGCTTGCTCCCATACCGCTTCTAGGTGCGGCCGTAGGGCGGGGAATATCGGAATCGTCCTTTCGCCCTTGCCTTCGTGGTGTTCCGTCTTGGGGCTGTGAACGGTCAACCGGCCACGCTCCCAGTCCACGTCCGCCCATCGCAAACCAAGATGCTCTGACGGGCAACGTAAACCGCCATAGCGACTCAGAGCGAACAGCAACCGCCATTGGGCAT is a genomic window of Pirellulales bacterium containing:
- a CDS encoding tyrosine-type recombinase/integrase gives rise to the protein MASISKDGNGNRTIQFVAGDGRRRSIRLGKLPLKAVREIKTKVESLNGAAVARIGWDKETAEWVGGLESTLYDKLAKVGLVPKRAAPEKATLGPFIDGYIAKRTDVKPNTKLHLERARRDLVGYFGTDKPLADMTEGDADEFRVAIRKRLGENTVRRTCGRARQFFHAAVKRRLIVSNPFSEMKGINVMANKAREYFLSQSDAQRVIEACPDAQWRLLFALSRYGGLRCPSEHLGLRWADVDWERGRLTVHSPKTEHHEGKGERTIPIFPALRPHLEAVWEQAEAGTEYVLTRYRDPNANLRTQFERIIRKAGLTPWPKLFQNLRSTRETELGDMYPIHVVCYWMGNTQAVAAKHYLQVTDAHFDAACSALHNPVQYAADSIRIDSQKKMPHPVSSEECDGMRQFTSVLAPRVGLEPTTQRLTACLGSRLKSLFFPNNTAILAC